ATGCATCGCCGCGCGCACGCGCAATGCACTTCATCGGGCACATTTCGAACTGTCAGATCGGCCATATTCAAAACTCCCGCGGACGCTGTCGATGAAAGCCATCACGCAGTCAGATCTTGAGGTTTGAGCACTCAGCGGTTGCGCCAGCCCATCAGCTTTTCGATCCGCTCCGCCGAACTGCGCACATGCGCAGTATAGTGATTTTCGTCGGAAAAGGCCTTCTGTTCCGGCAGCACGATGGAAATGGTGGCGACGCACTGGCCGTCGCGATCGCAGATCGGCGAGGCGATGCAGGCGACTGCATAATCGGATTCCCCCGCCTGGATCGACAAGCGCGCCTCGAAGGCCTTGCCGGCGGCTTCCGACAGGGTGCTCGGATCGATCTCGGCGCGGCCGGTCGGTGACGAGCGGGCGCAGCGCTTGAACAACTCGATGCGCTCCTCCTCCGGCAGGTGGCCGGCGAGCAGGCGGCCCGACGCCGTCCAGTTCAGCGGCACCCGGGTGCCGACGCGCGACGCCACCTGGAAGTGGCTCGGGCCGTCGGCCATGGCAAGCACCAGCATATAATCGCCGTCGCGGCCGCAGACCTGCACGGTTTCGCCGGCCTGGCGACAGAGATCGTGCATCTCGTGGGTGGCGATGCTCATGAAATCCAACGAGCGGGCATAGGCAAGACCGTAATGATAGAGCCGGGCGCCGAGCCAGATCGAGCCGTCCGCCTGGCGCGTCAGCATGTTCTTCTCGACCAGATCGTCGACGATGACGTAAACGGTCGACAGCGGCGCCTTCACCGCCTTGGCGATCGCATAGACGCCGGCAGGCGAGCCGGTCTCATAAAGATGATCGATCACTTGAAGCGCACGGTCGATGCCGCTGACGCGGGCGCGACGCACACCCTTGCCGGCGACGTCGTCGGCATGGGCCTCATCTTCGGTGTAAACTGCGGGTGATGTCTTTCCGTCCAATTCCATGCACCTCGTTAAAACTGCAATCATGTTACATTACTATGGCATAGCGGTCGCTGTGGCAATTCGCAACATCTTGTAGGTTAATCGTGTGGTCGGATGCGACAGCGGGGGTCGTCTCTCCGGGAGGACCTCCACCATAAAACTTGGAACAACAAGCCGCAGCCTGGGTTTGATCCCGAACCCAGGAGATCATGATGACGAATTATCCGACACCGCCTTTCCCGTCCCAGAAACAGCCGATGCCAGGTTTCACGGCACAGATGGACCCGGTTCCCTACCATGGCGAAAAGAGCTATCGCGGTTCCGAGCGGCTGATGGGCAAGCGGGCGATCATCACCGGCGGCGATAGCGGCATCGGCCGGGCAGTGGCGATCGCCTATGCAAGGGAAGGCGCCGATCTGCTAATCTCCTATCTCGACGAGGACGAGGACGCCGACGAGACGAAACGGCTGGTCGAGCAGGCTGGGCGCAAGGCTGTGCTCGTCAGCGGCGACATTCAGGATCCCGCCCATTGCAGGCAGATCGTCGAGACGGCGGTCAAGGAACTCGGCGGGATCGATATTCTGGTCAACAACGCCGCCCATCAGGCGAGTTTCAAGAGCATCGATGAGATCAGCGACGAGGAGTGGGAACTGACCTTCAAGGTCAATATCCATTCGATGTTCTATCTGACCAAGGCAGCCGTCGCCCATATGAAGCCCGGCAGCGCCATCATCAACACGGCCTCGATCAATTCCGACAGTCCGAACCCGACACTGCTTGCCTATGCGACAACCAAGGGCGCGATCCAGAATTTCACCGCCGGGCTCGCCCAGCTTCTGGCCGAGAAAGGCATCCGCGCCAATGCCGTGGCGCCGGGGCCGATCTGGACGCCGCTCATCCCCTCGACGCTGCCAGAGGAAAGCGTCAGCAATTTCGGCAAGCAAGTGCCGATGAAACGGCCGGGCCAGCCTGCCGAGCTGGCAACGACCTATGTGATGTTGGCCGATCCCTTGTCGAGCTATGTCTCCGGCGCGACAATCGCGGTCACCGGCGGCAAGCCGATCCTCTAAACCGGTTTGCCGTAGCCACCGCCGGTCGGCGTCGTGACGATCACGGCGTCGCCAGCAGCCAGCATTGCCTGGTCAGCGCCCTCCAGCCTTTCGACATTGCCGTCCGCGCGACGGATCTCGGTTTTTCCCAATTGCCCTTCCTCCCCGCCGAAGAGGCCGAACGGCCGGATCGTCCGATGCGAGGAGAGAATGCTGCAATCCATCATCTCCAGGAAGCGGATGGTGCGCTCGGTTCCGCCGCCGGAGCTATACCGTCCCTTGCCACCGGAGCCGCGGCGGATGTGGAAATCCTCGAGCACGACGGGAAAACGGAATTCCAGCACTTCAGGATCGGTCAGCCGTGAGTTGGTCATGTGGGTGTGCACACCGTCGGCGCCGCTGAAGCCGGTGCCATCGTTGAGCAGACCGGCGGGGCCGCCGGCGCAGATCGTCTCGTAATATTGATAAACGGCGTTGCCGAAGGTCAGGTTGTTCATCGAGCCCTGCGCTGCCGCCAGCGTTCCGAGCGCCCCGAACAGCGCATTGGTCACGTGCTGGCTGGTCTCGACATTGCCGGCGACGACGGCGGCCGGATAGGCCGGGCGCAGCATCGAACCGTCGGGCACGATGATCCGGATCGGCCGCAGGCAGCCGGCATTCATCGGGATCGGCTGCTCGACCATGACTCGGAAGACATAAAGCACGGCGGCGCGCGTCACCGGTTCCGGCGCATTGAAATTGGTCGGCTGCTGCGCGCTGGTGCCGGTGAAATCGACCGTCGCCTCACGCGCTTTTCTGTCGACGGTGATCTTCACCTTGATGACGGCGCCCTGGTCGGTGGGATAGGTGAATTCGCTGTCGCTCAGCCGGGCGATCACCCGGCGAACGCTCTCTTCGGCATTGTCCTGCACATGGCCCATATAGGCCTCGACGACGTCGAGCCCGAAATGGGAGACCATCTTGCGCAATTCCTGCACGCCCTTTTCGTTGGCGGCGATCTGCGCCTTGACGTCCGCGAGGTTCTGGGCCGGATTGCGGGCAGGGTAGGGATGGTCCTGCAGCATCGCTGCGAAGTCACCCTCACGGAAACGGCCTTCGTCGACCAGCAGGAAATTGTCGATCAGCACGCCTTCCTCGTCGACCTTCGTCGCTCGCGGCGTCATCGAGCCCGGCGCCTTGCCGCCGATATCGGCATGATGACCGCGCGAGGCGACGTAAAAGAGAATGACCTCTCCCGCATCGTCGAAGACCGGCGTGACGACGGTGATGTCGGGCAGATGCGTGCCGCCATTATAGGGAGCGTTGAGCGCGAAGACGTCGCCCGGGCGGATGCGGCCCTCATTGAGGCGGATGATCGTTTCGACCGACCGGTCCATCGAGCCGAGATGCACCGGCATATGCGGCGCATTGGCGACGAGCGCGCCGGTGCGGTCGAAGACGGCGCAGGAGAAATCGAGCCGCTCCTTGATGTTGACCGAATGAGCCGTGTTCTGCAGCGTCACGCCCATCTGCTCGGCGATCGCCATGAACAGATTGTTGAAGACTTCGAGCATGACCGGGTCGGCGCTGGTGCCGATTGCGGCATTGCGGGACAGCGGAATCTCGCGGGTGAGCACGATATGGTCGTGGCCGGTAAGCCGTGCCTGCCAGCCGGCTTCGACGACGATCGTCTGATGCGCTTCGATGATCAGGGCAGGACCCTTGAGGACGGCGCCCGGCTTCAACCCGTCGCGCCTGAAAATGCCGGCTTCGCGCCATGTCCCGCCGGAGTAGAAGCGGGTCAAACGAAGCGCTTCCGGCTCGGAGGCTTCCGCCTGTATGTCCGCCTCCTCGATGTCGGCGCCGCCGCCAATGCCCTCGACTTCGATGGAATCGACGACAACAGGCCGGTCTTCGAAGATGAAGCCGAACTGTTTCTTATGGGCGGCGGCAAAGGCCTGCGTCATTTGCTCCTGCGGCCCGAAGGCGACGGGCAGGGCGGTGTCGGTGCCTTTGTATTGCAGGTGCAGGCGGGTGACGATCTCCATATCGGCAGCTTCGACACCCTGCAGCGTCAATTCCTTGCGCACCTCCTCGGCCAACCCGGCCCTGATATCGCCGATCGTCGTCAACGCCGCGGCGAGCTCCGTCAGCACCGCGCGCTGGCGCGTGGCGCGGATATCGGCAAGACCCATGCCATAGGCCGAGAGAATGCCGGAGAAGGGGTGGAGCAGCACGGTCTTCATGCCGAGGCTGTCGGCGACGAGGCAGGCATGCTGGCCGCCGGCGCCGCCGAAGCAGGTGAGCGCATAGCCGGAAACATCATAACCGCGCTGAACCGAAATCTTCTTGATGGCATTCGCCATATTCTCGACGGCGATGGCGAGAAAACCGTCGGCGACGTCTTCCGCCGTCCGCCCGCCGCCGATCGTCTGCGC
The Rhizobium leguminosarum DNA segment above includes these coding regions:
- a CDS encoding IclR family transcriptional regulator, translating into MELDGKTSPAVYTEDEAHADDVAGKGVRRARVSGIDRALQVIDHLYETGSPAGVYAIAKAVKAPLSTVYVIVDDLVEKNMLTRQADGSIWLGARLYHYGLAYARSLDFMSIATHEMHDLCRQAGETVQVCGRDGDYMLVLAMADGPSHFQVASRVGTRVPLNWTASGRLLAGHLPEEERIELFKRCARSSPTGRAEIDPSTLSEAAGKAFEARLSIQAGESDYAVACIASPICDRDGQCVATISIVLPEQKAFSDENHYTAHVRSSAERIEKLMGWRNR
- a CDS encoding SDR family oxidoreductase; protein product: MTNYPTPPFPSQKQPMPGFTAQMDPVPYHGEKSYRGSERLMGKRAIITGGDSGIGRAVAIAYAREGADLLISYLDEDEDADETKRLVEQAGRKAVLVSGDIQDPAHCRQIVETAVKELGGIDILVNNAAHQASFKSIDEISDEEWELTFKVNIHSMFYLTKAAVAHMKPGSAIINTASINSDSPNPTLLAYATTKGAIQNFTAGLAQLLAEKGIRANAVAPGPIWTPLIPSTLPEESVSNFGKQVPMKRPGQPAELATTYVMLADPLSSYVSGATIAVTGGKPIL
- a CDS encoding hydantoinase B/oxoprolinase family protein translates to MGRQWDFWVDRGGTFTDIVARRPNGSLVAHKLLSENPEAYRDPAVHGIRELLGVTAGQPIPSELIGAVKMGTTVATNALLERKGDPTLLVTTKGFRDALEIGYQARADIFAKKIVKPELLYADVIEAEERVLADGTLERSLDEHVLRQALEAAYTKGLRAVAIVFMHAYRYPQHEQRAAAIARAIGFTQISPSHVVSPLIKLVGRGDTAVVDAYLSPVLRRYVDQVAAELGTGEGEGPKLMFMQSSGGLTDAHLFQGKDAILSGPAGGVVGAVEVSRIAGFNKMIGFDMGGTSTDVSHYDGELERAFETEVAGVRMRAPMMKIHTVAAGGGSILSYDGSRFRVGPESAGATPGPKSYRRGGPLTVTDANIMAGKLLPEFFPEIFGPLQDLPLDAETVRAAFAKMAQTIGGGRTAEDVADGFLAIAVENMANAIKKISVQRGYDVSGYALTCFGGAGGQHACLVADSLGMKTVLLHPFSGILSAYGMGLADIRATRQRAVLTELAAALTTIGDIRAGLAEEVRKELTLQGVEAADMEIVTRLHLQYKGTDTALPVAFGPQEQMTQAFAAAHKKQFGFIFEDRPVVVDSIEVEGIGGGADIEEADIQAEASEPEALRLTRFYSGGTWREAGIFRRDGLKPGAVLKGPALIIEAHQTIVVEAGWQARLTGHDHIVLTREIPLSRNAAIGTSADPVMLEVFNNLFMAIAEQMGVTLQNTAHSVNIKERLDFSCAVFDRTGALVANAPHMPVHLGSMDRSVETIIRLNEGRIRPGDVFALNAPYNGGTHLPDITVVTPVFDDAGEVILFYVASRGHHADIGGKAPGSMTPRATKVDEEGVLIDNFLLVDEGRFREGDFAAMLQDHPYPARNPAQNLADVKAQIAANEKGVQELRKMVSHFGLDVVEAYMGHVQDNAEESVRRVIARLSDSEFTYPTDQGAVIKVKITVDRKAREATVDFTGTSAQQPTNFNAPEPVTRAAVLYVFRVMVEQPIPMNAGCLRPIRIIVPDGSMLRPAYPAAVVAGNVETSQHVTNALFGALGTLAAAQGSMNNLTFGNAVYQYYETICAGGPAGLLNDGTGFSGADGVHTHMTNSRLTDPEVLEFRFPVVLEDFHIRRGSGGKGRYSSGGGTERTIRFLEMMDCSILSSHRTIRPFGLFGGEEGQLGKTEIRRADGNVERLEGADQAMLAAGDAVIVTTPTGGGYGKPV